The Sporosarcina ureae genomic sequence AAAAATATGGCGGAGGAAGAGGGATTCGAACCCCCGCGGGCTTTAACACCCCTGTCGGTTTTCAAGACCGATCCCTTCAGCCGGGCTTGGGTATTCCTCCGTATCAGACAAATAATATCTTATCACGTCTTTTTTAAAACGTCAACCATTATTTTTTCCTTTTTTCTCATAGCAATAAATGAAGTGCCAATAATAAAACTCATTAAGGCAACGAACTGCATTAATACACCATACATGAAGTTGATATCCGATTGTGAGAAAATAATTACCAATAAGCTAAGCAGGCGGTAGACAACACAATGAGCGCATAACGTTTAGTTTGATCCATGGTAATCCCTCCATTGGAATTCAATTAGTATACTATCTAATATATTCGGACAAAAGGTTTTTCGCCGTTTATACAGTAGGATATTGAAACACATTCTGAAGATTACAGGGTTTACCGTTGCAATCATAATTAACTATGGGTATAATAATAAATGCCGTGCTAGGTGGGGAATTAGCGGTGCCCTGTAACTTGCAATCCGCTCTAGCAAGACTGAATTCCTTTTCTGAGGCTGTCCGCATGTAGGGTCTGCCTCTTGCACGTAGTGTTGACGTCTGGGTCCTGCGCAATGGGAACCCATGAATCATGTCAGGTCCGGAAGGAAGCAGCATTAAGTGGACTCTCTCATGTGCCGCGGGGTAGCCTAGACCGAGCCAACGACAAGAGTAACGCTTATGTGCGGCAGTCGAAGATAGGTGCACGGCATTAATTCAATAATTCACTCGTCCATTTCATTATGGACGAGTTTTTTATGTCCCTAAAGTAGTGTATACTTCAAAGTAGTACGCATAACTGAAAGGGAGCGATTTACATTGTCTGAGAAAAAAATGAACGTTGAAAGTTTTAATTTGGATCATACGAAAGTGAAAGCACCTTATATTCGATTAGCGGGAACTACTGAAGGAAAGAATGGCGATAAGATCTTGAAATATGATATCCGCTTTTGTCAGCCAAATACAGATCACATGGATATGCCCGCCCTTCATTCACTAGAACATATGATGGCAGAATTCAGCCGTAACCACTCGGATCAAATCGTCGATATCAGTCCAATGGGCTGTCAGACAGGTTATTATCTAGCCGTCATCAATCATGATGACTATAACGATATTCTTTCTATAGTAGAGAATACATTAAATGACGTACTGTTGGCGACGGAAGTACCAGCATGTAACGAAATACAGTGTGGCTGGGCAGCAAGTCATAGCCTAGAAGGGGCAAAAGAAATTGCACGCACAATGCTTGATAAGAAAGACGAATGGACGGAAGTATTTGCGTAATATTTTAAAGCGATATACGGTGAAAAATTCGTGTTTCATGTTATGATAAAAGTATTATGCAATCGGAGAAAAAGGGGGAAAAGCAGTTGATTTACCAAGCACTATACCGCGCTTACAGACCGCAGGCTTTTGGTGAAATGTCAGGTCAGCAGGCGATCAAGCAAACTCTGCAAAATACCCTTCTCCATCAGAAGACGACACATGCGTATCTATTCTCAGGACCTCGTGGAACGGGAAAGACGAGTGCGGCGAAGATATTTGCAAAAGCACTTAACTGTGAAAACGGACCAGCAACAGAACCATGCAATGAATGCGAGACGTGCAAAAGCATTACAGAAGGATCGAACACGGATGTAACTGAGTTTGATGCGGCTTCCAATTCGCGCGTAGAAGAAATTCGTGACATTATTGAACGTGTGCATGTGGCACCTTCCAACGCACGATTTAAAGTCTATATTATTGATGAAGTGCATATGCTGTCCAATTCAGCTTTTAATGCATTGTTGAAGACACTGGAAGAACCTCCAGCCCACGTCGTATTTATTCTGGCGACTACGGAACCTCATAAGTTGCCGCTCACTATCATTTCTAGATGTCAGCGATTTGATTTCAAACCTATTACGTCACCTGAAATCATTGAGCGAATGGAGAAGGTTATTGGAGATATTGGAGTTACTGCGGAGACCGGAGCATTGCGCGCAATCGCACAAGCTGCGACAGGTGGAATGCGGGATGCACTTAGTATGCTTGACCAAGCCGTGTCGTTTAGCGGAGACAAGTTGACAACAAGTGATGCGTTGCTTGTGACTGGAGCAATTGGTGAAGAAATATTTTATCAACTTGCACAATCAATTCAAGCGAAAGACGCGGGATCCGCATTGTCTTTATTGCATAAACTGATTGCTGAAGGTAAAGATGTAGGTAGACTTGCCGAAGACATGATTACATTTTTCCGCGATATTTTACTGCTTGGCACCGCGCCCGAATTGACAAATCTTCTGGAGTTGATTTCAGATGGTGAAAGATTTCAAGAGCTTGCCCAAGAGTTTCATTCGGATGAATTATACCGGTACATCGATATCCTCTCAAAAACACAACAAGAAATGCGTTTTTCTAATCACGGGAAGGTCTATATCGAATCCGCTTTATTGAAAATGATTCATTCTGGAGAGCAACGACAAGTATCTACTTCCGTAGCCGATCCTGAAATGGCCCAGAAGTTTGCAATGCTAGAACAGACCGTTAGACAACTTCAGCAACAAGTAGCAGCAGGGGCTGTGCAACAAGCCAC encodes the following:
- a CDS encoding S-ribosylhomocysteine lyase, whose protein sequence is MNVESFNLDHTKVKAPYIRLAGTTEGKNGDKILKYDIRFCQPNTDHMDMPALHSLEHMMAEFSRNHSDQIVDISPMGCQTGYYLAVINHDDYNDILSIVENTLNDVLLATEVPACNEIQCGWAASHSLEGAKEIARTMLDKKDEWTEVFA
- the dnaX gene encoding DNA polymerase III subunit gamma/tau, giving the protein MIYQALYRAYRPQAFGEMSGQQAIKQTLQNTLLHQKTTHAYLFSGPRGTGKTSAAKIFAKALNCENGPATEPCNECETCKSITEGSNTDVTEFDAASNSRVEEIRDIIERVHVAPSNARFKVYIIDEVHMLSNSAFNALLKTLEEPPAHVVFILATTEPHKLPLTIISRCQRFDFKPITSPEIIERMEKVIGDIGVTAETGALRAIAQAATGGMRDALSMLDQAVSFSGDKLTTSDALLVTGAIGEEIFYQLAQSIQAKDAGSALSLLHKLIAEGKDVGRLAEDMITFFRDILLLGTAPELTNLLELISDGERFQELAQEFHSDELYRYIDILSKTQQEMRFSNHGKVYIESALLKMIHSGEQRQVSTSVADPEMAQKFAMLEQTVRQLQQQVAAGAVQQATEPQAPAKRAASTASRSAKVPTGKIIEVLKAATKSDIQVIREQWAGMMQSMQRSHAALLEETEPVAASETAFVLKFKYEIHCLMASENATLQAGLSDALLRLTGKGYEVIYVAEESWLQVRADFIQKSGLASQKSKENPQQSVDEQQTSAFIEEATIEDADPLVTEAEKMFGKDFITIEE